Proteins from one Crocosphaera sp. UHCC 0190 genomic window:
- a CDS encoding DUF3134 domain-containing protein codes for MYKCNPSVRQEPRYEPAAVIPVKQDSSILNWLEATNRLIPREQEESTSSVEEDAEISDLIDVDDSYDDDDDDTIELDED; via the coding sequence ATGTACAAGTGTAACCCTTCCGTTCGTCAAGAACCTCGCTATGAACCGGCCGCAGTCATTCCAGTTAAGCAAGATTCTTCAATTCTTAATTGGTTAGAAGCAACGAATCGCTTGATTCCCCGTGAACAGGAAGAATCTACAAGTTCCGTAGAAGAAGATGCGGAAATTTCCGACTTAATTGATGTCGATGACAGCTATGATGACGACGATGATGACACGATTGAACTTGATGAAGACTAA
- the mraY gene encoding phospho-N-acetylmuramoyl-pentapeptide-transferase → MDAKFSPSISLKKPSGNSLLILLTLLLCFLILSFAQFSGQFNYFSQLLLFPLGVSATVSGLFGYFIVPLLRRLKTGQVIQEDGPQTHLTKAGTPTMGGIFFVPVAVIIGLIWSNFDPNVLAVSLVTLAYMAIGWVDDWQILRQQSNKGLTPRMKLILQIAIAVGFCLWMFWSQPSRITNVTLAGNLILPLGVFFWGLAAFVLVAESNATNLTDGVDGLAGGTGALAFLGLGILLAATSPELGIFCACLSGGCLGFVVHNRNPAKVFMGDTGSLALGGSLAAVGILSGHLWGLFILSGIFFVESLSVIAQVSYYKATKGPDGKGKRLLKMAPLHHHLELSGWAETQIVGVFYLINAGLVIIALVLS, encoded by the coding sequence GTGGACGCAAAATTCTCTCCCTCAATCTCTCTCAAAAAACCGTCAGGAAACAGTCTGCTAATCTTACTAACCCTGCTTCTGTGTTTTCTGATTCTCAGTTTTGCTCAGTTCTCGGGCCAATTTAATTATTTTAGTCAGTTACTCTTGTTTCCTCTAGGGGTTTCTGCTACGGTAAGTGGTCTTTTTGGTTATTTTATTGTCCCTTTGTTACGACGCTTAAAAACAGGACAAGTGATTCAAGAAGATGGCCCTCAAACCCATCTCACCAAAGCAGGAACCCCGACCATGGGGGGGATTTTTTTTGTGCCTGTTGCGGTAATAATTGGCTTAATTTGGTCAAATTTTGACCCTAATGTCCTTGCTGTTTCTCTCGTTACCTTAGCTTATATGGCTATTGGTTGGGTTGACGACTGGCAAATTCTACGGCAACAATCGAATAAGGGCCTAACCCCCCGCATGAAACTAATTTTACAAATTGCGATCGCCGTTGGGTTTTGTCTCTGGATGTTCTGGAGTCAACCTTCTCGCATCACCAATGTTACCCTTGCTGGTAATCTTATCCTTCCCCTAGGGGTCTTTTTTTGGGGACTGGCCGCATTTGTTCTAGTAGCAGAAAGTAATGCGACTAATCTCACTGATGGAGTGGATGGGTTAGCGGGAGGAACCGGGGCCTTAGCTTTTTTAGGATTAGGAATTTTACTCGCTGCTACCTCACCAGAATTAGGGATATTTTGCGCTTGTCTGAGTGGGGGTTGTTTAGGATTTGTGGTTCATAATCGTAACCCGGCCAAGGTTTTTATGGGTGATACTGGTTCCCTTGCTTTAGGGGGTTCTCTCGCTGCGGTAGGTATTCTCAGTGGTCATCTTTGGGGTCTGTTTATCCTTAGTGGTATTTTCTTTGTGGAATCTCTGTCTGTGATTGCTCAAGTTAGTTACTATAAGGCTACAAAAGGCCCCGATGGGAAAGGAAAACGATTGTTAAAAATGGCCCCATTACATCATCATTTAGAATTAAGTGGTTGGGCAGAAACCCAAATTGTCGGTGTTTTTTACTTAATTAATGCCGGATTAGTTATCATCGCTTTGGTATTATCTTAA
- a CDS encoding AarF/ABC1/UbiB kinase family protein yields MFSLTQTSTRQREIIEVVLSNGWDYMRGLLTGGKAENPQIPTPEVLRNILVELGPFYVKLGQILSTRPDILPPNYIKALTALQANVPPVSWLEIEGLLRQELPQPIETIFSKINQQPIAAGSIGQIHRATLTNGQEVAIKVQRPGIDKIVDQDITLIKGIAELVSLTEFGQNYDVVKLADEFSQAIKAELDFTKEALYTDKIRKNLSESRWFDPKELVVPQVYWEMTTEKILVLEWLNGKPILQADLSIPPTNKPIEKRTQEITTLLFRAFFQQIYLDGFFHADPHPGNIFYLDDGRIAIIDCGMVGRLDPRTQQILTELLLAIFDLDAQGCTQLTIELSESGKGVSLERLQNDYEQILRKYYDLSLSQFNFSEVVYEILQIARKNKLKVPGNLGLYAKCLANLEGTARQFNPSINLFDEIKPLMADLFRHQLIGDTPLQTSLRTVLDLKSIYLKTPRQVEMLLDRLSSETLQWNLRLQELEPLRRSVDASANRLSFSVVLGSLIMGAAIISTGSQTQQLSLISNVLFAAASLLGMWLIISILRSGRLK; encoded by the coding sequence ATGTTTTCCTTAACACAAACCAGTACGCGCCAACGAGAAATTATCGAAGTAGTTCTCAGTAATGGCTGGGATTATATGAGGGGATTATTAACAGGAGGAAAGGCAGAAAATCCTCAGATTCCCACCCCAGAAGTTCTCCGTAACATCTTAGTAGAACTTGGGCCATTTTATGTCAAGTTAGGGCAAATTTTAAGCACTCGTCCTGATATTTTACCCCCAAACTATATTAAAGCATTAACAGCATTACAAGCGAACGTTCCTCCTGTTAGTTGGCTCGAAATCGAAGGACTTTTGCGTCAAGAATTACCTCAACCCATTGAGACAATTTTTAGTAAAATTAATCAGCAACCTATTGCCGCTGGTTCTATAGGACAAATTCACCGTGCAACCCTAACCAATGGTCAAGAAGTTGCGATTAAAGTTCAACGTCCAGGTATTGATAAAATTGTTGATCAAGATATTACTTTAATTAAGGGAATTGCTGAATTAGTTTCTTTGACAGAATTTGGTCAAAATTATGATGTTGTCAAACTTGCTGATGAATTTTCTCAAGCTATTAAAGCAGAATTAGACTTTACAAAAGAAGCCCTTTATACAGATAAAATACGCAAAAACTTATCAGAAAGTCGGTGGTTTGATCCTAAAGAATTAGTGGTTCCCCAAGTATATTGGGAGATGACAACGGAAAAAATATTAGTCTTAGAATGGTTAAACGGTAAACCAATTTTACAGGCCGATTTAAGCATTCCACCCACTAATAAACCCATCGAAAAACGTACACAGGAAATCACAACCTTATTATTTAGAGCATTTTTTCAACAAATTTATCTCGATGGATTTTTTCATGCAGATCCTCATCCTGGTAATATTTTCTACTTAGATGATGGTAGAATAGCTATTATTGATTGTGGAATGGTAGGTCGTCTCGATCCCCGAACACAACAAATTTTAACTGAATTATTGTTAGCAATTTTTGATTTAGATGCTCAAGGATGTACCCAATTAACCATTGAATTATCCGAGTCAGGAAAAGGGGTAAGTTTAGAGAGATTACAAAATGACTATGAACAGATTTTACGCAAATATTATGATTTAAGTCTCTCTCAATTTAACTTTAGTGAAGTCGTCTATGAAATTCTACAAATTGCCCGAAAGAACAAGTTAAAAGTTCCAGGAAATTTAGGATTATATGCTAAATGTTTAGCCAATTTGGAAGGGACAGCTAGACAGTTTAACCCCTCAATTAATCTTTTTGATGAAATTAAGCCGTTAATGGCAGATTTATTCCGTCATCAACTGATTGGTGATACCCCCCTACAAACCAGTTTAAGAACCGTTTTAGATCTCAAATCAATTTATTTGAAAACGCCGCGACAAGTGGAAATGCTGCTCGATAGATTATCTTCTGAAACCCTACAATGGAATTTAAGATTACAAGAATTAGAACCCTTACGTCGTAGTGTGGATGCGTCAGCAAATCGCCTTTCTTTTAGTGTTGTGTTAGGATCGCTAATTATGGGTGCTGCGATTATTTCAACAGGTTCTCAAACTCAACAATTATCATTGATTAGTAATGTTTTGTTTGCCGCAGCTAGTTTATTAGGAATGTGGTTAATCATTAGTATTTTAAGGTCAGGAAGATTGAAATAA
- a CDS encoding M10 family metallopeptidase: MDNLFNIVNNSTTNSTIPSSTTTSNNPPFEAVLSGYEWSVPTNRVITFSFYENDVFNGSYYGFETGVKEVSNAVKNNVRAIFGWLENVIDIDFQEVTEINTSTIGQIRFMDSNTPSYAYAYSPGGSGLGTAGDVHLKSSYDRLGDTNGFQNIAGKHGYLSIIHELGHALGLQHTHDGGLDAALDNTDNSVMTYNFTGNSAGTYMPLDIKALQDLYGAKAYNTGDNTYVFTTSIDKFTVNGVSLLNTTNLTKQALWDSGGIDTLDFSGLTYKSGGYQMDLKPGGLLSETFSTTTSYTTAIAYDVTIENVINSSSNDKIYLNSGANTISGYLTNKGTGSDVIYDGNSQDTLKLDYASAAVTKTQSGQDLILGLGGNGSIKLVNYYSDPSNQIKILYSDSTTTTTTTPLVITNTELSLVINGTTETGSLQSYGAASINNGNSMPQDTTQAIVTYSSDKSEVQIDNNGWKQFSLGNYNITANTVLTFDFRSTKEGEIQGIGFDNNDDVFDNTNTLFQLNGIQTWGNQAFNNYTAADGWKTYTIKVGDYFTGNYDRLAFMNDDDRSTPNASSQFGNINIYEANNTNTNSVNITVNGTTETGSLQSYGAASINNGNSAPQDTTQAIVTYSSNIHEVQIDNNGWKKFDIGNYNITANTVLTFEFRSTKEGEIQGIGFDNNDDVFDNTNTLFQLHGIQTWGNQAFNNYTAADGWKSYSIKVGDYFTGNYDSLAFMNDDDRSTPNASSQFRNINIYDANTTNTTNTTNTDSVNITVNGNTQTDSLQSYGAASILNGTSLPQDTTQAIVTYSSDKSEVQIDNNGWKKFDIGNYNITANTVLTFEFRSTKEGEIQGIGFDNNDDVFDNTNTLFQLHGIQTWGNQAFNNYTAADGWKSYSIKVGDYFTGNYDSLAFMNDDDRSTPNASSQFRNINIQETTSNTVPANSLPSNTNIFSKPSGQNIISQVLSNTGIDLTGVKKDQQLVGQQVMVKHEMGTKGEDTFILGDELQSYYDQAGYKDFAMIKGFNTQQGDTIQLHGDQSLYDVVSFGKGDYQASAIFSKAGNTDDLIGIVSGVNSLDLNSSAFNFV, encoded by the coding sequence ATGGATAACCTATTTAATATCGTCAATAATTCAACAACCAATAGTACCATACCTTCATCAACAACGACTTCAAATAATCCTCCCTTTGAAGCAGTTTTATCAGGTTATGAATGGTCAGTTCCTACCAATCGGGTGATTACCTTTAGTTTTTATGAAAATGATGTTTTTAATGGTTCATATTACGGCTTTGAAACTGGAGTAAAAGAAGTTAGTAATGCCGTTAAAAATAATGTTCGCGCTATCTTTGGTTGGCTAGAGAATGTCATTGATATTGATTTCCAAGAGGTCACAGAAATCAATACAAGCACAATTGGTCAAATCCGTTTTATGGATTCTAATACTCCTTCTTATGCCTATGCTTACTCCCCTGGGGGTTCAGGGTTAGGTACCGCAGGTGATGTTCATTTAAAAAGTAGTTATGATCGTTTAGGTGATACCAATGGCTTTCAAAATATAGCTGGAAAGCATGGTTATCTGTCTATTATTCATGAACTTGGTCATGCTTTAGGATTACAACATACCCATGATGGAGGCTTAGATGCAGCTTTAGATAATACTGATAACTCAGTAATGACCTACAATTTTACAGGGAATTCTGCGGGAACTTATATGCCCCTTGATATTAAAGCATTGCAGGATTTATATGGGGCTAAAGCTTATAATACTGGGGACAATACCTATGTTTTTACAACTAGCATTGATAAGTTTACTGTTAACGGTGTTTCACTGCTCAATACCACTAATTTAACCAAACAAGCACTTTGGGATTCAGGGGGAATTGATACCCTAGATTTTTCAGGTTTAACCTATAAAAGTGGCGGCTATCAGATGGATCTAAAGCCTGGCGGTTTATTGAGTGAAACCTTTAGTACAACCACCAGTTATACGACAGCGATCGCCTATGATGTGACGATAGAAAATGTCATCAATTCTAGCAGTAATGATAAAATTTATCTCAATAGTGGCGCGAATACTATTAGTGGATATCTGACTAATAAAGGGACAGGTAGTGATGTTATTTATGATGGTAACAGTCAAGATACACTGAAACTAGATTATGCAAGTGCTGCTGTTACTAAAACCCAAAGTGGTCAAGATCTGATTTTAGGGTTAGGGGGTAATGGCTCAATTAAGCTAGTTAATTATTATAGCGATCCTAGCAATCAAATCAAGATTCTCTATAGTGATAGTACAACGACGACGACGACTACCCCTCTCGTTATTACCAATACAGAGCTTTCCTTAGTCATCAACGGAACCACCGAAACAGGTTCTTTGCAATCCTATGGTGCTGCTTCTATCAACAATGGAAACAGTATGCCTCAAGATACAACCCAAGCTATTGTTACCTATTCTAGTGACAAAAGTGAGGTACAAATTGACAACAATGGATGGAAACAGTTTAGCCTTGGCAACTACAATATTACCGCTAATACCGTCTTAACTTTTGACTTCCGCAGCACGAAAGAAGGAGAAATTCAAGGGATTGGTTTTGATAATAATGATGATGTTTTTGATAATACGAATACTCTCTTTCAACTCAACGGCATTCAAACCTGGGGAAATCAAGCCTTTAATAATTACACGGCGGCTGATGGTTGGAAAACCTATACAATCAAAGTAGGAGACTATTTTACGGGAAACTATGATCGTTTAGCTTTCATGAATGATGATGATAGAAGCACTCCCAATGCCTCCAGTCAATTTGGTAACATTAACATCTATGAAGCTAATAACACCAATACCAATAGTGTAAACATAACTGTTAACGGAACCACCGAAACAGGTTCTTTGCAATCCTATGGTGCTGCTTCTATCAACAATGGAAACAGTGCGCCTCAAGATACAACCCAAGCAATTGTTACCTATTCTAGCAACATTCATGAGGTGCAAATTGACAATAATGGATGGAAAAAGTTTGACATTGGCAACTACAATATTACAGCCAATACCGTCTTAACCTTTGAGTTCCGCAGCACGAAAGAAGGGGAAATTCAAGGGATTGGTTTTGATAATAACGATGATGTTTTTGATAATACTAATACCCTTTTTCAACTCCACGGCATTCAAACCTGGGGAAATCAAGCCTTTAATAATTACACGGCTGCTGATGGTTGGAAAAGTTATAGTATCAAGGTAGGAGACTATTTTACGGGAAACTATGATAGTTTAGCTTTCATGAATGATGATGATAGAAGCACTCCTAATGCCTCCAGTCAATTCCGTAACATTAATATCTACGATGCTAATACCACTAATACCACTAATACCACTAATACCGATAGTGTAAACATAACTGTTAACGGAAACACCCAAACAGATTCTTTGCAATCCTATGGTGCTGCTTCTATCTTAAATGGGACAAGTCTGCCTCAAGATACAACCCAAGCAATTGTTACCTATTCTAGCGATAAAAGTGAGGTGCAAATTGACAATAATGGATGGAAAAAGTTTGACATTGGTAACTACAATATTACAGCCAATACCGTCTTAACCTTTGAGTTCCGCAGCACGAAAGAAGGGGAAATTCAAGGGATTGGTTTTGACAATAACGATGATGTTTTTGATAATACTAATACCCTCTTTCAACTCCACGGCATTCAAACCTGGGGAAATCAAGCCTTTAATAATTACACGGCTGCTGATGGTTGGAAAAGTTATAGTATCAAGGTAGGAGACTATTTTACGGGAAACTATGATAGTTTAGCTTTCATGAATGATGATGATAGAAGCACTCCTAATGCCTCCAGTCAATTCCGTAACATTAACATTCAGGAGACAACCAGCAATACTGTTCCTGCAAACAGTCTTCCTAGCAATACTAATATTTTTAGTAAACCAAGCGGTCAAAACATTATCTCCCAAGTTCTCTCTAATACAGGCATTGATTTAACGGGAGTAAAAAAAGACCAACAATTAGTAGGACAACAAGTAATGGTCAAGCATGAAATGGGAACTAAAGGAGAAGATACATTCATTTTGGGAGATGAACTCCAATCCTACTATGATCAGGCTGGATATAAAGACTTTGCAATGATTAAAGGATTTAATACCCAACAAGGGGATACAATCCAACTTCATGGCGATCAGAGTTTATATGATGTGGTTTCCTTCGGAAAAGGTGATTATCAAGCTAGTGCTATCTTCTCTAAAGCTGGTAATACCGATGACTTGATTGGCATTGTTTCCGGGGTCAATTCTCTAGATTTGAATAGTTCAGCCTTTAATTTCGTTTAA